The following proteins are co-located in the Bdellovibrionales bacterium genome:
- a CDS encoding PAS domain-containing protein: protein MLSRELPKPEKRKRKREIFSILALTFLFIIIAWFEFRVFFTSKDLPFEYSIFFFGLVNFNLVLLLWLFFLIFRNLFKAFIEQKRGVGGSSLRSRLILSFFVFSSVPTLLMFVVSVIYINTSFDKWFSEKMTDVMKGALEVTTHFYADSKKKNFYAAHMIAQKVQYAGTNQDILYVLRQQQQIYNLDSVEYYDDLVDERLLVMSGDQAFPEVPRASIEFLEKGIKQNAEASTVHEYTRGNLIRAMVPVKGRRAVVIASSYVPLSLISNMNTIGSVYEDIKGDRSPIQNNLRSIFIIILILMTLVILFCSSWFGFYMAQHLSKALSELGKATKRVAQGNYERVEVNFGETEVIDLAKNFNAMVAQLESSQIEINQATTSLQQTLARLDERSRYIEVVLSNVSTAVISLDADDNITTINERASRLFKLKVKDYLGRALKDVIGETYYRLYRQLFSSMSRYELSKMTRQMDFEINGLEFPALFTISKLTDDKGEEVGKVLSIDDLTDVLKSQKVEAWKEVARRIAHEIKNPLTPIKLSAQRLQKKFGHQINDEAFKACIDMIIQQTDEMKNLVNAFADYARMPVVNRELNDMNELINQVTVFYKEAYKKIHFEIQPDAQLLSFFFDKEQVKRVLINLIENATMAVAEKASPLIAITTMMDPARQIVQISVKDNGIGVPEENYAKLFEPYFSTKPSGSGLGLAIVSKVIEDHGGVVRACANEPNGLNIIIELPYKLTMSEKEKNV from the coding sequence AAGAGAAATCTTTAGCATTCTGGCGCTCACGTTTTTATTCATCATTATCGCGTGGTTTGAGTTCCGAGTCTTTTTCACCAGTAAAGACCTTCCTTTTGAGTACTCCATTTTCTTCTTTGGACTGGTGAACTTTAACCTCGTTCTTTTACTTTGGTTATTCTTCCTTATTTTTCGAAATCTCTTTAAGGCGTTTATTGAGCAGAAGCGCGGCGTGGGGGGCAGTTCGCTCCGATCGCGGCTTATTCTTAGCTTTTTTGTTTTCTCTTCGGTTCCAACGCTTCTGATGTTTGTCGTCTCAGTGATTTATATCAACACCAGTTTCGATAAGTGGTTTAGCGAAAAGATGACAGATGTGATGAAGGGGGCCTTGGAAGTCACCACCCATTTCTATGCGGACAGCAAAAAGAAAAACTTCTACGCCGCCCACATGATCGCCCAGAAGGTTCAATATGCAGGAACCAATCAAGACATTCTTTACGTACTTCGTCAGCAGCAGCAGATCTATAATCTAGATTCGGTGGAGTACTATGATGATTTGGTCGATGAACGGCTTTTAGTGATGTCGGGCGACCAGGCCTTTCCCGAAGTTCCCCGAGCCTCCATTGAGTTTTTAGAAAAAGGCATCAAGCAAAATGCCGAGGCCAGCACGGTCCACGAATACACTCGTGGAAACCTGATTCGCGCGATGGTTCCTGTAAAGGGTCGACGGGCCGTTGTCATTGCGTCTTCCTACGTTCCGCTGTCGCTGATCTCCAACATGAATACGATTGGGTCGGTCTATGAGGATATCAAAGGGGATCGAAGCCCAATTCAGAATAATCTAAGATCGATATTTATCATCATTCTCATATTAATGACCCTGGTCATTTTGTTTTGTTCCTCTTGGTTTGGATTCTATATGGCCCAGCATCTCTCAAAGGCTCTATCCGAGCTAGGCAAAGCGACCAAAAGAGTGGCCCAAGGAAACTACGAGCGTGTGGAAGTGAATTTTGGCGAAACGGAAGTGATAGACCTGGCGAAAAACTTTAATGCCATGGTCGCGCAGCTGGAGTCCTCACAGATCGAGATCAACCAGGCCACCACCAGCTTGCAGCAAACCCTGGCGCGCTTGGATGAACGTAGTCGATATATCGAAGTGGTGCTCTCTAACGTGAGTACGGCGGTGATTTCACTGGATGCCGACGATAATATCACAACCATCAATGAGCGAGCTTCGAGATTATTTAAACTCAAAGTGAAAGACTATTTGGGGCGGGCGCTCAAAGACGTCATCGGCGAGACCTACTATCGACTTTATCGTCAGCTTTTTAGCAGTATGTCTCGGTACGAATTGAGCAAGATGACTCGTCAGATGGACTTTGAGATCAACGGCTTAGAGTTCCCCGCCCTGTTTACAATTTCCAAGTTGACCGATGATAAGGGGGAGGAAGTGGGCAAAGTCCTGAGTATCGATGACCTCACGGATGTCCTTAAGTCGCAAAAAGTTGAGGCCTGGAAAGAAGTGGCGCGAAGAATCGCTCACGAAATTAAGAATCCGCTGACTCCCATCAAGCTTTCAGCGCAACGGCTGCAAAAAAAGTTTGGCCACCAGATTAATGACGAAGCTTTTAAGGCCTGTATTGACATGATTATCCAGCAGACCGACGAGATGAAGAATCTGGTGAATGCTTTTGCGGATTACGCCCGGATGCCGGTGGTCAATCGCGAACTCAACGATATGAATGAGCTCATTAATCAGGTTACGGTCTTTTACAAAGAGGCTTACAAAAAAATTCACTTTGAGATTCAGCCCGACGCCCAGTTGCTCAGCTTCTTCTTTGATAAAGAGCAGGTGAAGAGAGTCCTGATCAATCTCATCGAAAACGCGACGATGGCTGTTGCCGAAAAAGCCTCGCCGCTCATTGCAATTACTACGATGATGGACCCTGCGAGGCAGATCGTTCAGATTTCCGTCAAAGATAACGGGATCGGCGTCCCTGAGGAGAATTATGCTAAGTTATTTGAACCTTACTTTAGCACGAAACCGTCGGGGTCGGGTTTAGGACTTGCGATTGTCAGTAAAGTTATTGAAGACCATGGTGGCGTGGTGCGCGCTTGTGCTAACGAACCCAATGGATTAAATATTATTATCGAGCTGCCTTATAAACTCACCATGAGCGAGAAAGAAAAAAATGTATAA
- a CDS encoding sigma-54 dependent transcriptional regulator, whose translation MYNESSEQKILIIDDEQPIREVLSASLSDEGYIVETAKDGEDGVAKIQSFKPDVALLDVWMPGKYDGIGVLKIAREKFPNVDFIVMSGHGTIETAVQAVKLGAWDFIEKPISFDKISILLKNILSFQKERSEKKNLLYKLRENIAIVGNSNELKQLKQLVVKLAPSAHWVLVEGERGTGKELVANNIHYLSPRASYSFVDVKCAQVPEDLIEGELFGYEEGTLVGTNEERRGRFDLAHRGTLFFDDIDALDLSIQDKIYRYLQSGKIQRKDGSHNIELDVRVIAGTTKNLSKEVAEGRFHADLYARLNLVPLKLTPLRSRKTDIESLLNYYSSKFASSSGYELKKWTAPALELLMSYEWPGNVKELKNFIERIYILTPEETIDVHDIKFAGLQGMSSSAYNEIGNFRDARAQFEKEYILAKISEYNGNISKTAEAIGLERSYLHRKIKSFGIEIE comes from the coding sequence ATGTATAATGAATCTAGCGAACAAAAGATTTTAATTATCGACGACGAACAACCGATTCGTGAGGTGCTAAGCGCCTCCCTAAGTGATGAAGGGTATATTGTAGAAACAGCCAAAGACGGTGAAGATGGCGTCGCTAAAATTCAATCCTTTAAGCCGGACGTCGCCTTACTTGATGTCTGGATGCCAGGGAAGTACGATGGAATCGGCGTCCTTAAAATCGCTCGCGAGAAATTTCCAAATGTGGACTTCATCGTGATGTCGGGCCACGGAACCATTGAGACCGCAGTGCAGGCGGTAAAGTTGGGAGCGTGGGATTTTATCGAAAAACCCATTTCTTTTGATAAAATCTCGATTCTTCTTAAAAATATTTTATCGTTTCAAAAAGAACGCTCTGAAAAGAAAAATCTCCTCTACAAATTGCGAGAAAATATTGCCATTGTAGGTAACAGTAACGAGCTCAAACAACTGAAGCAATTGGTTGTAAAACTAGCGCCTTCGGCTCACTGGGTTTTAGTAGAGGGTGAGCGAGGTACGGGCAAAGAGTTAGTCGCTAATAATATTCACTATCTGAGTCCTCGGGCGAGTTATTCATTTGTGGATGTTAAATGCGCGCAGGTTCCAGAGGATCTCATCGAAGGTGAGCTATTCGGTTACGAAGAGGGCACACTGGTCGGAACGAATGAAGAACGTCGCGGCCGTTTTGATTTAGCTCACCGAGGCACTTTATTTTTCGACGATATCGATGCTCTTGATCTTTCGATTCAAGACAAAATTTATCGCTATTTGCAGTCCGGAAAGATTCAACGCAAGGACGGATCGCACAACATCGAACTCGATGTGCGAGTGATCGCCGGCACCACTAAAAACTTAAGTAAAGAGGTCGCTGAGGGGCGCTTCCACGCCGATCTCTATGCCCGATTGAATCTCGTCCCCCTCAAATTGACTCCACTGCGCTCGCGCAAGACGGATATCGAATCCCTCCTTAACTATTATAGTTCTAAGTTTGCTTCATCGAGTGGATATGAGCTTAAAAAGTGGACCGCTCCGGCTTTGGAACTCTTAATGAGTTACGAGTGGCCCGGGAACGTAAAGGAACTCAAAAATTTTATCGAACGAATTTATATTCTGACTCCGGAAGAGACCATCGATGTGCATGATATCAAGTTCGCTGGACTTCAAGGAATGTCATCCTCGGCTTACAACGAAATCGGAAATTTCCGAGATGCTCGGGCCCAATTCGAAAAAGAATATATCCTTGCTAAAATTAGCGAATATAACGGGAATATCAGTAAAACGGCTGAGGCCATTGGGCTTGAGCGCAGTTATCTTCATCGAAAAATAAAATCTTTTGGCATCGAGATCGAATAG
- the coaD gene encoding pantetheine-phosphate adenylyltransferase — MSNTIKKAIYAGSFDPLTLGHLWVIKKGAELFDELVVAIGENPSKKYMFSVKQRKKHIEEALKNHRLYKKIRIEVINNKFLVKYAEESKIGYLVRGIRSNKDFDYELMMNQVNREIAPRVETVYLIPPNDLAQVSSSMAKGLVGPEGWEKAIQKYVPESVRADLKKALKA; from the coding sequence ATGAGCAACACCATCAAAAAAGCGATTTATGCCGGAAGCTTCGATCCTCTCACATTAGGCCACCTCTGGGTGATCAAGAAGGGGGCCGAACTATTTGACGAGCTCGTGGTCGCCATCGGTGAGAATCCGAGCAAGAAATATATGTTTTCAGTCAAACAGCGAAAAAAACATATTGAAGAGGCTCTTAAAAATCATCGCCTCTACAAAAAAATCCGCATCGAAGTCATTAATAATAAATTTCTAGTGAAATATGCGGAAGAGTCCAAAATAGGATACTTGGTCCGCGGAATTCGCAGTAACAAAGATTTCGATTATGAATTGATGATGAACCAGGTGAATCGAGAAATCGCTCCACGAGTGGAAACGGTTTATCTCATCCCACCGAATGATCTCGCTCAGGTAAGTTCAAGCATGGCTAAGGGGCTAGTGGGCCCTGAGGGCTGGGAAAAGGCCATTCAAAAATATGTGCCTGAGAGTGTACGTGCCGATCTTAAAAAAGCCCTTAAGGCCTAG
- a CDS encoding proline--tRNA ligase, whose amino-acid sequence MKWSKTFQFTTKDAPSDAEIISHQLLMRAGFMKKVAPGIFTYSVFGLRAIRKLENIIREELARISCQEILMPMVQPRTLWDESGRWPHMGELLKFKNKNDHDFCLGATHEEVVSDYVRKDLRSYRDLPISLYQIQTKYRDEIRPRFGLMRGREFLMKDAYTFDETKEQALESYEKMRGAYHRIFERLGLEFRAVEADTGAIGGNLSHEFQVLAESGMDKLMTCESCNYASNEEITPIVTSASTNNESELPLEKFATPGMKKISTLSKGLNIPENELVKTFFVKFVHGGDVQFMAVLCPGDREVNLIKVKKVVGETVEPILATDEEVFQVSKAHPGSCGPVGLTIPVVLDSALTHRKNFIVGANQDGFHYKNTCIGRDFKAAFTGDVGLAVSGDTCPNCGNKLKSVRGSEVGHIFYLGKKYAEPMGVKFLDQAGNTQITEMGCYGIGVTRTVQAAIEQSHDKDGIIWPASIAPFVVHFCLLDKDEDILSTVDQLTQILDDNHIDYFIDDRDERPGVKFKDADLLGSPLRVTMGKKTQQAGSVEFAIRKTKEQKMIPIEQAGAFMVETCRNFFKPSSQTKKSL is encoded by the coding sequence ATGAAATGGTCAAAAACTTTCCAGTTTACTACTAAAGATGCGCCCAGTGACGCCGAGATTATCAGCCATCAGCTCTTAATGAGAGCTGGGTTTATGAAAAAGGTCGCCCCAGGTATTTTCACATATTCCGTTTTTGGATTACGAGCGATTCGTAAGCTCGAAAACATCATCCGCGAGGAGTTGGCGCGTATTTCTTGCCAAGAAATACTGATGCCGATGGTCCAGCCCCGAACTCTGTGGGACGAGTCCGGTCGTTGGCCGCACATGGGAGAGCTTCTTAAGTTTAAAAATAAGAACGATCATGATTTCTGTTTGGGGGCGACGCACGAGGAAGTGGTCAGCGATTACGTCCGTAAAGATTTGCGCAGCTATCGAGATCTCCCGATTAGCCTTTATCAAATCCAAACGAAATACCGCGACGAGATTCGCCCCCGGTTTGGGCTTATGCGCGGCCGTGAATTCTTAATGAAAGATGCTTACACTTTTGATGAGACCAAAGAGCAAGCCCTCGAAAGTTACGAAAAAATGCGGGGTGCTTATCATCGCATCTTCGAGCGTTTAGGTTTAGAGTTTCGCGCCGTCGAAGCGGATACAGGCGCTATCGGTGGAAATCTTTCTCACGAGTTTCAGGTGTTGGCCGAATCGGGGATGGATAAGCTGATGACCTGCGAATCCTGTAATTATGCATCGAACGAAGAGATCACTCCGATTGTAACTTCGGCATCAACAAATAACGAGTCTGAGCTACCTCTCGAGAAATTTGCCACTCCTGGAATGAAGAAAATCTCGACCCTATCGAAGGGTTTAAATATTCCAGAGAATGAGTTAGTGAAAACATTTTTTGTTAAATTCGTTCACGGTGGCGATGTGCAGTTTATGGCCGTTTTATGCCCCGGGGATCGCGAAGTGAATTTGATTAAGGTCAAAAAGGTCGTCGGAGAAACTGTAGAGCCGATCTTGGCCACGGACGAAGAAGTTTTCCAGGTTTCAAAAGCTCATCCCGGAAGTTGTGGTCCCGTCGGGCTCACTATTCCGGTGGTTCTCGACAGCGCCTTAACTCATCGCAAGAATTTTATCGTCGGTGCGAACCAGGATGGCTTTCACTACAAAAACACGTGCATCGGGCGCGATTTTAAAGCCGCGTTCACCGGTGACGTCGGCCTGGCCGTCTCGGGAGATACGTGCCCGAACTGCGGCAACAAACTCAAATCTGTGCGCGGCAGTGAAGTCGGCCACATTTTTTATCTCGGGAAGAAGTACGCCGAGCCCATGGGAGTCAAATTTCTCGATCAAGCGGGGAATACTCAAATCACAGAAATGGGTTGCTACGGAATCGGTGTGACACGCACGGTACAGGCCGCTATTGAGCAGTCTCACGACAAAGATGGCATCATCTGGCCGGCGAGCATTGCGCCCTTTGTGGTGCATTTCTGTTTGTTAGATAAGGACGAAGACATTCTAAGCACCGTTGATCAGCTCACTCAGATCTTGGACGACAACCATATCGATTATTTTATTGACGATCGGGACGAGCGGCCCGGGGTGAAATTTAAAGATGCGGACCTTTTGGGTTCTCCACTACGGGTGACCATGGGTAAGAAAACTCAACAGGCGGGATCCGTGGAGTTTGCTATTCGTAAAACCAAAGAGCAAAAAATGATTCCCATCGAGCAGGCCGGTGCATTTATGGTCGAAACTTGTCGGAATTTTTTTAAACCTAGCTCCCAGACAAAGAAGTCCTTATGA
- a CDS encoding RNA methyltransferase, whose translation MRKQSSEQLRWVVGDHACAEALRVFPQDVREVCFINTDQAEKAPWSDLLKKFKGKPQARGAKFFNSLTDFGHQGVAVSVAATPEWNTEREGTSSFVLLDGVEDPHNLGAIIRTSWLMGVNGVGITEHRSTKVTPAASKVASGGCEHVPVQEIHFVNFLEDVKKQGYWVYGFSEKGTKTLYQTEFAEKSIFVFGSEEKGIRSTVLSACDEVLSIPQTSADASYNVSVSVGVALGEFQRQQRWSKKSK comes from the coding sequence ATGAGAAAACAATCTTCCGAACAATTGAGATGGGTTGTCGGCGATCACGCGTGCGCGGAAGCGCTCCGAGTGTTCCCTCAGGATGTGCGCGAGGTTTGTTTTATCAATACCGATCAAGCCGAAAAAGCTCCTTGGAGCGACTTGCTCAAAAAATTTAAAGGGAAACCGCAGGCTCGAGGAGCCAAATTTTTTAATAGTCTCACTGATTTTGGCCACCAGGGCGTGGCGGTGTCGGTGGCGGCCACTCCCGAATGGAATACCGAGCGCGAAGGCACGTCCTCATTTGTATTGCTCGACGGCGTCGAAGATCCGCACAATTTGGGTGCGATTATCCGAACGTCGTGGCTGATGGGCGTTAATGGTGTGGGAATTACGGAGCACCGGTCCACAAAAGTCACCCCGGCCGCAAGCAAAGTGGCGTCAGGCGGTTGCGAGCATGTCCCCGTGCAAGAAATTCATTTTGTGAATTTTCTCGAAGACGTTAAAAAGCAAGGCTATTGGGTTTACGGGTTCTCCGAAAAGGGAACGAAGACTCTATATCAAACAGAATTTGCGGAGAAATCCATTTTTGTCTTCGGGAGCGAAGAAAAGGGAATTCGCAGCACCGTTTTGTCGGCCTGTGACGAAGTTTTAAGCATTCCGCAAACCTCTGCTGATGCGAGCTACAATGTCTCTGTTTCGGTCGGTGTAGCGTTGGGTGAGTTTCAGCGGCAGCAGCGTTGGTCCAAGAAATCAAAATAA